The DNA region GAGGTAGGCCAGCAGACCCGCCAGGGCGTTCTGGCCGCCGCCGGCGCCGTCGGCATAGCCGGCCACCACGTCGGCGAAGGCATCGAGTTGCTCGGTGCCGGAGGCCGCGGCCCCCAGCGGCTGTTCGGCACGCACCTCACAGTCCAGCCCCAGGACACGGCGTACTTCGGCGACCAGGTCCGGCAGCGGATGCCACAGGTGGCCGCGCAGCAGCGTCAGCTCGTCGGCCAGCGCGACGATCCGCCGGTATCCGGTGGCCGAATAGCGTTCCGCCGGACCGGGATCCGCGAGCGCATCGGCCAGGCACGCGGTGTCGGAATCGGGTCCGGCGGCGGCGGCGATCTCCACCGCCGAGACCGGCCTGGCTGCCCGCCCGGTCAGCTCGCCGGCGCGCCGCCACAGTACGGCCAGATCCGCGGCACCGAGCCGCCAGCGCGGCCCGGTCAACACCTGCATCGCCGCCGCTCCGGCGGTCGGCTCCTGAATGAGCCGCAGCATCGCCACCAGGGCGGCGACTTCGGGGACCGCCAGCAGCCCGCCCAGGCCCACCACCTCCACCGGGAGTCCGCGAGCCCGCAGCGCCTGGGCCAGCGGTGCCGCGTCGGAGTTGCGCCGGATCAGCACTGCCGCCGTCGGTGGGGCCGTACCGTCGGCTTCGGCCTTCCGATAGTGGTCCTGCAGCGCGTCGGCGACCCAATCGTTCTCACCCGCCAGATCGGGCAGCAGCGCCACCCGGACCGTGCCCGCGGGTGCGCCCGGACGCGCCCGCAACGATTCCACGGCCACCGACCGCTGCCGCGCCACCGCGGAGACCTCGTTGGCCACGTGCAGTACCTCCGGCGGATTGCGCCAACTGGTCCGCAGTTCCAGGGTGGGGGCTGGGCTGCCGTCCGACAGCGAGAAGTCGGTGGCGAACCGGGGCAGATTCGTCGCCGATGCACCGCGCCAGCCGTAGATGGACTGGATCGGGTCGCCCACCGCGGTCAACGCCAGGCCGTCGTCGGCGCCGCCGCCGAACAGCGACGACAGCAGGACGCGCTGCGCATGTCCGGTGTCCTGGTATTCGTCGAGCAGCACCACCCGGTAGGTGCCGCGCAAGCGAGCCCCGACCGTCGGATTCGACTGCGCCAACCGGGCGGCGGTCGACATCTGCGCGCCGAAGTCCATCACACGTTCGGCCCGCATCCGCTGATGCAGCGCCTCGATCAGCGGCACCAGTTCCGCGCGCGCCGTCTGCGCGTCGAGCATCTTGCGCAGCGTCTGGTTGGGTTCGGCGCGCTGGCGGGGCCCCGGCGGCAGGTGATGGACCAGTCGCTCCAACTCCAGGTGCGTGTAGCGCAGTTCGTCGACGTCCACCAGGTGTTCGGCCAGCTGCCCCGACAGCCGCAACAGCATCGAGGCGATCGCGGCCGGATCCCGCTCGGTGCGCAACGGCCCCGGGTAGTCGTTGACCACCTCGAACGCCAACTGCCACCGTGCGGTCTCGGTCAGCAGCCGGGTGTCGGGTTCGATGCCCTCCAGCAGCCCGTATTCGCGCAGCAGCGCCCCGGCGAAGGCGTGATAGGTGCTCACCGTGGGCGACTGCTCGGCGGCCTCCCCGGCACCGAACGCGGGCTGCCCCGGATCGGTGACCGGCAATCCCGTCCCGGCGAGCCGGGCCAGGCGGGACCGGACCCGGCGCAGCAGTTGACCCGCGGCTTTGCGGGTGAACGTCAGACCCAACACCTGACCGGGTTCGGCGTAGCCGTTGGCGACCAGCCACACCACCCGGGCGGCCATCGTCTCGGTCTTGCCCGCACCCGCCCCGGCGATCACCACCAGGGGCTGCAGCGGGGCGGCGATGACGGCCGCCTGCTCGTCGGTCGGCTGGTGCAGTCCGAGCGCATCGGCCAGATCGGCCGGACTGTAGCGGGCGGTCATGCGTCCCTCCCCTCGTCGTAGGCGGGGCAGATCGGCCGGACCGGGCACGTCGAGCAGCCGTCGTTGACCCGAGCGGTGAATTCCGGGCCCACCGTGTCGGCGGCCGCCTGCGCGATCCGTTCCCGCCACAGTCGCCCGGTTTCGGGGGTGAGCGGATCCTGTTCGCGTTCGGTGGCCCCGGTTTTGCCGGGTTTGGCGGGGTAGACCAACCGGGCCCCGCCGGGCTGTTCGTCGGCGCCGAGCAACCCGGCCTGCACCGCCAACTGGTAGACGGCCAGTTGGGCGTGCTGCTGCGCCTCGACCCTGGTGGCCTGGGTCTTGCCGGTTTTGACGTCGATGACCACCAGCCGGTCGGCGGCGTCACGTTCGACCCGGTCGATCTGGCCGCTCAGCCGTACCCCGGCACCGGCGCCGACGTCGAGCACGCCCTCGAACGCGATCTCCGTGCCGACCTCGGTGAGCTGGTCACGGGTCGCCGTCCGCCACGACAGGAACGCTTCGATCATGACGCGATGCCGCTGAAGTTCGTTGGCCGCGTGCCACTCCGCGGTGAACGGCAACCGCTGCCAGGCCCGGTCCAGCTCGGCCAGCAGTTCTGCTGGGTTGCCCGCCGATTCGGCCACCAGGGCATGGATCACCGACCCGATCGTCGAACTCAGACCGTGCGGATCGCTTCCGCCGTGGCGTTCGGCCATCCACCGCAGCGGGCAGTCCAGCAGCTTCTGCAGCGCCGAGGGCGACAGCGTGACGGGCTCTCCGGCCACGACGTCCAGCACCGGCTCCGCGGTGCTCAGCGGTATCACGCCGTACCAGCTCTGCGGGTCGGCTCCGGGCACCCCGGCGCGGGCCAGCCGCGCCAACTGTGTTGCCGCGTCGCCACGTTCGATGTCGCTGACCGCCCCCTCCGGGGCACAGACCACGGCGCGTAGCCGGCCCACCAGACCCGCCGGGGACAGCACCGGAGGGGCCACTACGGGCGGCGTCGCCGAGGATCGATCGCCGGTGTCGCAGGCCGCGAGTTCGGTGAAGAACTCCGAGGGGATCTGCTCGTCGGTGCCGCCGTCCCCGTCTCCGTCGACCGCGGTGACCACCAGCCGACGCCGCGCCCGGCCGATGGCCGACACCAGCAGCCGTCGCTCGTCGGCGAGCAACGGAGCCCGCGCCGACACGTCTTCGCCGAAACCCTGCAGCGTGTCCAGCAGTCGTTGGGTGCCCAGCACGCCGCCACGCGGAACGGTGTTGGGCCACAACCCGTCCTGCATGCCGGCGATCACCACCAGATCCCATTCGCGGCCGATCGCCGCATGGGCACTGAGTACCTCGACGGCGTCGGAATCGGCTGCGGCATCGGAGCGGGGTGCGGCCAGCTGCATCGCGGTGACGTACTCCACGAGCCCGGTCAGGGTCGCGCCGGCGGTGTGGTTCACGTACTGCTCGGCGAGGTCGAACAGCGCGGTCACCGCGTCCAGGTCGCGGCCGGCCTGCGCTCCCGCGGTACCGCCGCGCTCGGCGGCGGCCAGCCAACGTTGTTGTAGGCCGGACCGATTCCAGGCCTGCCAGAGCGTGTGGTGCGGATCGTGGCCGCCGGCATGGCTGCGGGCCGCGGCCTGCAGCACCCCCCGCACCCGACGCAGCGCGCGCTGGTGCGCGGCCGGGAGGTCCTCGCCGGTGCCGCGCAGCACCGCGGCGAGCCGTTCCCCCGGATCGGCCGCCGCATCCGCGTGCGGCGCCGCGCGGCGCAACGTCCGTTGCAACTGCCGCAGCGAGATCGGATCCACCCGTCCGATCGGACCGCTGAGCAGGGTCAGCGCCCGCGGCCCGTCCACGGTGTCCGCGGTGCATTCCAGCACCGTCAGCAGTGCGGCCACCGCAGGCTGTTCGGCCGGCAACCCGCCGGCCGCCGGCAGCGCGACCGGGACGCCGGCCGCCGTCAGGGTTCGGGGCAGCCGCGCCGCTGCCCGCGGCACCGACCGGACGATCACCGCCATCTGCGACCACGGCACGCCGTCGACCAGGTGGGCGCGGCGCAGCGTATCCGCGATCAGCGTCGCCTCGGCGTGGCCGGTGGCGGCGGTGCACACCAGCACCGACCCGGCCTCGTCCCCGGTGCCCTCCAGGCGGCGGGTGGCACGGGTACCGGGCAGTCGTGCGGCCACCGCGTCCACCGCCCGGGCCACCGCCGGGGCGCACCGGTGCGACGCGGTCAGCACGATGGCCGGGGTGGTGTCCCCGTCCGGCCGGTCGGCGAGCAGCACGGTGGGTTCGGCGCCGCGGAAACCGAACACGGCCTGATCCGGGTCGCCGGCGATCAGCGTTCGCGGTACTCCGGCGGCCAGCACCCGCACCAGCCGGGCCGCCTGCGGATCGAGTTGCTGGGCGTCGTCGACCAACAACACTCGGATCCGCTTGCGTTCCTCGAGCAGCAGATCGGTGTCGACGGCCAGGGCTTCCAGCGCCGCCCCGACCAGTTCCGCGGCGCCCAGGGCGGGGGTGGTTGCCTGCGGGGCCGCGGTACCGACCGCCGCACGCAACAGCATCACCTGTTCGTACTGCTGGGCGAACCGGCCCGCGGCCGACCATTCCGGGCGACGGCACCGCTTGCCCAGCCCGATCAGTTCGGCCGGGTCCACGCCACGCTCGGCGCAGCGGGCCATCAGGTCCCGCAGTTCGGTGGCGAAGCCGTCGGTGGCCAGCGCCGCATGCAGCGCCTTCGGCCAGGCATCGGCCCCCTCCCCGGCGAGCAGATCGCGGATGACGCTGTCCTGTTCGGCCCCGGTGACCAACCGGGGCGGCGCGGCCTCGGCCCGTCGGGCGGCCCGCTGCAGCACCGCGAAGGCGTAACCGTGCACGGTGCGCACCAGCGGGTCCCGGACCGCTCGCCCGGTGTCCGCGCCGGCGGCGGCCAGCACGGTGGCGGTGAGCGCACCGCGGGCCGCCGCGGGCAGCCGGCCCGATCCGGTCAGCAGCAGCACGGCGGCCGGGTCGGTGCCGGCGGCGACGTGCGCGACGGCCGCATCGCGCAGCAGGGCGGTCTTGCCGGTGCCGGGCCCGCCGAGGATCCGCAGGACACCGCGCTGCGCCGGATCCAGCGCGGCGTGCACCTCGGGACCCCAGCACTCACTCACCCCGTCATCACACCATCGGGGTCTGACATCGCCGGCGACGGCCGCCCGCCGCAGCGGGTCGCCCCGTGGCCGCAACCGGCCTGCTGGCAGCATCAGCGACGTGAGCGATCTTCTGCACGTGCACCGCTTCGGGCCCGACGGTCCGGTCGGATTGCTGGCGGTACACGGACTGACCGGCCACGGGGGCCGCTGGCGCTATGTGGCCGGGCAGCTGCCCGACGTCGCCGTGGCCGCGCCGGACCTGATCGGCCACGGTCATTCGTCGTGGGCGGCGCCGTGGACCATCGACGCCAACGTCGCGGCACTGGCGGTGCTGTTGGACAGCGCCGCCGACGGCCCGGTTCCGGTGGTCGCGCATTCGTTCGGCGGCGCCATCGCGCTGCATCTGGCCGCCGCCCGGCCCGACCTGGTCGAATCTTTGGTGCTGCTCGATCCGGCGATCGGGTTGGACGGCGAGTGGATGGCGACGATCGCCGCGGCGATGCTGGCCTCCCCCGACTATCCCGATCCGGCCGAGGCGCGCGCCGAGAAGGAGCACGGCGCGTGGTCGGACGTGGATCCGGCCGTGCTCGACGCGGAGCTCGACGAGCATCTGATCGTCTTGCCGAGCGGACGTTTCGGCTGGCGGATCAGCGTGCCCGCGGTGATGTCCTACTGGAGCGAGCTGGCTCGCCCCGTGGTGCTTCCCCGCTCGACGCCGACCACCGTGGTGCGGGCGACGCGCACGTCCCCGGCGTATGTGCAGGCCGCCCTGATCGACGCCCTGCGGGCCCGGCTGGGCGAGAACTTCGCGCTGGTGGATCTGGACTGCGACCACATGGTGGATCAGGCCCGCCCGGCCGAGGCCGCCGCCGTGATCCGCGCGCAGCTGGACCGGCGCTAGGAGCGGACCGGATGGCGGCGGTCACCGACGATCAGGTGGAGCGGGTGCGCGCGTTGATCCTCGCCATCCCCGCCGGCCGGGTCGCCACCTACGGCGATGTCGCCGACGCGGCAGAGCTGTCCAGCCCGCGCATCGTCGGCTGGATTCTGCGGGTGGACGGCGCCGACCTGCCGTGGCACCGGGTGGTTCCCGCCTCCGGACGGCCGTCGACCCAACTGCGCACCGAGCAGCTGGCACGGCTTCGCGCCGAAGGGGTACCGGCCGTCGACGGCAAGATCGATCTGCGCAGTGCGCGCCACCGGTTTTGAGCGGGCCGGCTCCTACAGCATCAGCCGCACGAGTGCCGCGGTGCGGGCCAGACCGGGGAACGCCTCAGAGGTGGAGCGCGGATGCAGCGCGTGTACCGCAAGACGGAACATCAATGCGCGCAACAGCATCTGCGGCCATTCGGGCAATGTCTCCCAGCGTTCGATGAGCCCGTCATCGGCGTCGCCCCAGGACAGTGCATCGACGACCACCACCCCGGCGGCCCAGGAGGCCGGCCGCCAATAGGGCGTGATGTCGGTGATCCCCGGTGCCGCGGCGCCGGAGAACAGCACCGTGCCGTAGAGGTCGCCGTGCACCAACTGGCTGGAACTCTTGGTCGGCTTGCGCAGGCTGGCCAGCTGGTTGATCAGGTCGATCGACCGCTGCCCGTCCACCGAACCGGGGGCCAGCCGGGCGCCGGCCTGCAGCGAGGCGAACGGCCGCTCCTCCCAGGCCGCCCGGTCCGCGGCGATGAACACGTCGACGTCGGCCCACGGGGCCACCGGTGCCTGGGTGAGGAATCGGGGCCGCTCCAATTTGGCGGTGGCCTCATGCAGTCGGACGGCGGCCGACACCACCTCGTCGTGCCGGGGTTCGGGGTTGCCGGCGACGAAGGTATCGGCGCGCCAGCCCGACGCGACGTAACGTCCGTCGGTGGACCGCACCGGGCGGGCCAGCCGGATGCCGTCGGCGAACAACGTCTCGCGGATCTTCGCCGACCACGCGGCCCTGGCATGGTCGGCGACCATCGACAGCACCACTTCACCGCACTTCCAGCCGTCCTCCCAGCCGGCTCCGAGCGGTGTCGGTTCTATGTTGCGAATACCGAACGTCGCCAACACATGTTCGGGAGGCGGATCGACGGTCACCCCGTCAGAGTAACGGGAGTGCCCCCGTCTGGGCCGTTAGTACATGACCATGTCGGGCTGCATTTCCTTGGCCCACGCCACAATTCCGCCCTGAAGATGCACGGCGTCGGCGAATCCGGCCTTTTTCAGGGTGGCCAGGGCCTCCGCGGAGCGGATGCCGGTCTTGCAGTAGAGCACCGCCCGTCGGTCCAACGGCACCTTCGCCAACCCTGCGCCGGTGTTGATCGACGACTGCGAAATCAGTTGTGCGCCCTCGATCCGGTTGATCTCCCACTCCCCCGGCTCACGCACATCGATCAGCGCCACCCGCTGCCCGGAGTCCAACAGTTCCCGCAGTTCCGCCGGAGTGATCGTCGACCCGGCGGTCGCTTCGGCCACCTCGTCGGCGACGACACCGCAGAACGCGTCGTAGTCGATCAGACCGGTGATCGGCGGGGCCGCCGGATCCTTGCGGATGGCGATGCTGCGATAACTCATCGCCAACGCGTCGTAGATCAACAGCCGGCCCAGCAGCGACTCCCCGATGCCGGTGATGAGTTTGATCGCCTCGGTGCCCATCACCGATCCGATCGAGGCGCACAGCACACCCAGCACGCCGCCCTCCGCGCAGGACGGGACGGTGCCCGGCGGCGGTGGCTCGGGGTAGAGGTCGCGGTAGTTCACGGCCCGGCCGTCCGGTGCGTCCTCCCAGAACACCGACACCTGCCCCTGGAAACGAAAGATCGACCCCCACACGTACGGCCTGTGGGCGAGCGCCGCCGCATCGTTGACCAGATACCGGGTGGCGAAGTTGTCGGTTCCGTCCAGGATCAGGTCGTAGCGGCTGAACAGCTCGACCGCGTTGGACGCCTGCAGGCGCACCTGATGCAGGTGCACCCGCACCAACGGGTTGATCTCGGCGATCGAGTCCCGGGCGCTTTCGGCCTTGGTGCGGCCGACATCGGCCACCCCGTGGATGACCTGCCGCTGCAGATTCGATTCTTCGACGACGTCGAAGTCGACGATCCCGATCGTGCCGACTCCGGCGGCGGCCAGATACAACAGTGTCGGCGCACCCAGACCGCCGGCTCCGATCACCAGCACCCGGGCGTTCTTCAGCCGCTTCTGACCCTGTACACCGACGTCGGGAATGATCAGGTGGCGGCTGTAGCGGGCCACCTCTTCCCTGGTCAGTTCACCGGCCGGTTCCACCAGCGGCGGCAGTGCTGTCGACACCAGACCATCTTCCCGCAAAGTCACGCGATCGGCTCAGGCGATGGGGGCCGGCCACGGGTTGAACCGGCAGGTCTTCCCGTCGGGTTTGACCCACTCGGGGTCGAACTTGGCCGCGTCGTCGTTGGACGTACCGAAGGTCTGCTGCATCATCACCGGCGCCAGGCCGTCCTGCCTGTCGCACGGTTCATGGTGCTGGTAGCCGATCGCGTGACCGACTTCGTGGTTGATCAGGTATTGCCGGTAGGAACCGATGTCGCCCTGGAAGGGCACCGCGCCGCGAACCCAGCGGGCCTCGTTGATGAACACCCGCGGTTCGGACTTCGCCCCGTAGGACGGGTTGTAGCAGGACGCCTCCAGCGGAATCTCGTAGCCGCAGCCCTCCCGAACCGTCATCGGCGAGGTCAGCGAGATCCGGAAATCGGGGGCGATCGTACTGCTGTCGTCGACGCGGACGAATCCGATCTGCGGCGTGTGCGTCCACCCCTTGGGGTTGCGCAGGGTTTGGTCGACCATCCTGGCGAACGCCTCGTCGCCACCGAACGCGGTGGTGTCGATGCCGTCTTCCACCTCGATGGTGTAGGCGAACACCTTCTCGGTGCCCTGGCCGAACTCCGGTTCCGTACCGGGGATGACGTGCCAGGTCATCGCGGCGGACTCGGTGAACGGACCGCCGTTCGGCAACACGCCGGTCGGCAGGTTGACGTCGAACTCGGTCAGACCGCGCGGCGGCGCGCCGATGATCGAGGTGCCGGCGGATCCGATCGTCGGCGGACCCTGCACCGGTTCGTCGGCGGCGTCGGTGCGCACACCGGTACCGGTCACGGCCTGATAGACCACGATGACGGTGAGCGCCATGAGCACCGGAAGCGCGTAGGCGCGCCAGCCGTAGGTCGAGACGAATCTGCCCAGCCAGGTCTGCTTGCGCCACTGCCGGTGGATCTCGCGGTCCGACCGCACCCGCCCGGCACCGCCCGCCAGCGGGTCACGCTGGGCACGCAGAGGTTCGCGGAAGCGATCCCGCAGTACCGGGGCTCGACCGCCGCCACTTCGCCCCGGGTCGTAGGTCACCGTCTCAGGATGGCACAAGGTCTGCGAGCTGGGACTCTACGGCACGCCAGGGGCGGCCCCCGGGAACGAATCGAATTGCCCTCAGACACCCGATTGGCGGATGTCGCTGGTGGAACGCGACGACGTGAAGCGTAGTCTCGCTCTCACGCACCGGCCGTCGGTTTCCTGGATCCCGGCGTCCGGCCGAATCGGATTGAGGAGTTGATGAGCAAACCGATCGACACTGCCGAGCGGGACGGAGCCAAGCCCGCCGGCCGCCGTTCGAGTGGCGCCAAGGCGTCGCCGACCACCGGCCGCCGGGGCAGCCGGCTACCCCGCGACGAGCGTCGCGGCCAGTTGTTGATCGCCGCCAGCGATGTGTTCGTCGACCGCGGCTACCACGCGGCGGGCATGGATGAGATCGCCGATCGGGCCGGCGTCAGCAAACCGATCCTCTACCAGCACTTCGCGTCCAAGCTGGAGTTGTACCTGGCCGTGCTGGCCCGGCACGTGGAGAACCTGGTCTCCGGTGTCCGCAAGGCACTGCGGACCACCACCGACAACCGGCAGCGGCTGCGTTCGGCGGTCCAGGCGTTCTTCGACTTCATCGAGCACGACAGCCAGGGCTACCGGCTCATCTTCGAAAACGACAACGTCGCCGAGCCACAGGTGGCCGTACAGGTGCGGGTCGCGACCGAATCCTGCATCGATGCGATCTTCGACCTGGTCAGCCACGATTCGGGGCTGGACCCGCACCGCGCCCGGATGGTCGCGGTGGGGTTGGTCGCGATCAGCGTCGACTGCGCCCGGTACTGGCTCGACAGTGACCGCCCGATCTCCAAGGACGACGCCGTCGACGGAACGGTGGCGTTCGCCTGGGGCGGCCTGTCGCACGTCCCGCTTACCCGGTAGCTACGCGGTCGCGCTGTCCGCGCCGATCCCGAAGCCCACCCGGCGGCTGTCGGCGACCCCGATCTCCACGTAGGTGATCTTGGCGGCCTGCACCAGGAAGCGGCGGCCCTTCTCGTCGGTGAGGGAGAGCAGTCCGGCGGCCTCGCCCAACGCGGCACCGACCAACTTCTCCACTTCATCGGGCGTCTGCGCACTGTTGATGACCAGTTCGCGCGCGCTGTCGGTGACCCCGATCTTGACCTCCACGCCGACCCCTTTCGATTGCGTTGGGCGTTGCTAAGCAGGCTAGTAGACGAACACCGACTCGGTGCGCACCGGCCGTTCGCCCTCGGCGATACCGGACGCGTCGGCTAAGGGCTACGCCAGGCCCAGCTCGCGCATCCGCGCGTCATGGGTCTGCTGCAGTCGGTCAAAGAACCCGGTCAGCTGTGCCAGCCCGTCCGCACCCGACATCACCAGGTCCACGAGTTCGTCGTGATCGGCCAGCACGTACTGGGCCTGCGTGATCGCCTCGCCGAGCAGTCGGCGCGACCACAACGCGAGCCGGCTGCGCTGTTTGGCGCTGGCCGTGACCGCACCGCGCACCTCGTCGACGACGAACTGCGAGTGCTTGGTCTCGGCGAGCACCGCACGCACCACATCGGCGATCTCATCGGGCAGTCCGTGGGCGATCTGCAGGTAGAAGTCGGCCGCCATCGCATCGCCGATGTAGGTCTTCACCAACGCCTCCAGCCAGGTGCTGGGCATCGTCAAGCGATGGTAATTATCAAGCGCGGTAACGTATTTCGACATCGCCGCCACCGCATCGACGCCGCGGCGCTCGAGGGCTTCCCGCAGCAGTTCGAAGTGGCCCATCTCCGCGGCGGCCATCGCCGCCATCGAGATCCGGCCGCGCAGATCGGGCGCCATCCGGGCTTCATCGGTGAGCCGGTAGAAGGCCGCCACCTCGCCGTAGGCGAGCACCGCGAACAGTTCGTCGATACCGGGATGATCGGCGGGCAGTCGCGGCACAGCCGGCTGCGCTTCGGCGTCGGCCGAGGGAACCGAATTCATCACCACACTGTAGGCGTTCCGCGGCAGTAGACCGATGCCCGGCCCGACCAGGTAGTATGAGTCATAGGCAGCGCCTGTTCGGCGCTGCCGCGCAATGTGCGTACACGTGGTCGGCCCGCCCACTCGGCGAGTGCTGGACCCCCGACGGTGCCTTCGAAAATGGGCGCCTTCGATGATCGGCTAAGCATCGACCGTCGCAGTGTGTGCGCCCCGACCCGCACCGCGATCGATCGACATACCGCGCCGACTTCGAAAGGCACCCGCCAGCGCATGACCCCACTGATCTCCACCACCGTTCCCAGTACCCCTCCGAGCTTCGCCAGCCTGGGTGTTCGCGACGAAATCGTCCGCGCCCTGGCCGAATGCGGCATCGAGCACGCGTTCGCGATCCAGGAACTGACGCTTCCGCTGGCCCTGGCCGGCGACGACCTGATCGGCCAGGCCCGTACCGGCATGGGCAAGACCTACGGTTTCGGCGTCCCGCTGCTGCAGCGGGTCACCACCAGCCCGGACCGTCCGCTGACCGGGGCGCCCCGGGCCCTGGTGGTCGTACCCACCCGGGAGCTGTGCATCCAGGTCTCCGGCGACCTCGCCGACGCCGCCAAGTACCTGACCGCCGGTGACCGCCCCCTGTCGGTGCAGGCCATCTACGGTGGCCGCCCGTACGAGCCACAGATCGAGGCGCTGCAGGCCGGCGCCGACGTGGTGGTGGGCACCCCGGGCCGGCTGCTGGACCTGGCCCAGCAGGGTCACCTGCAGCTCGGCGGACTGTCGGTGCTGGTGCTCGACGAGGCCGACGAGATGCTGGACCTGGGCTTCTTGCCCGACATCGAGCGCATCCTGGCCCGCATCCCCGACGACCGCCAGTCGATGCTGTTCTCGGCGACCATGCCCGGCCCGATCATCACGCTGGCCCGCAGCTTCATGAACCAGCCCACCCACATCCGCGCGGAGGCACCGCACTCCTCGGCCGTTCACGACGCCACCGAGCAGTTCGTCTACCGGGCGCACGCGCTGGACAAGGCCGAGCTGGTCGCCCGGGTGCTGCAGGCCCGCGGCCGCGGCGCCACGATGATCTTCACCCGTACCAAGCGGACCGCCCAGAAGGTCGCCGACGACCTCGACGAGCGCGGGTTCAAGGTGGGCGCGGTGCACGGCGATCTGGGGCAGGTGGCCCGCGAGAAGGCCCTCAAGTCGTTCCGGGCCGGTGACATCGACGTGCTGGTGGCCACCGACGTCGCCGCCCGCGGCATCGACATCGACGACGTCACCCACGTCATCAACTACCAGTGCCCCGACGACGAGAAGACCTACGTGCACCGCATCGGCCGCACCGGCCGCGCCGGCCGCACCGGTGTCGCGGTCACCCTCGTCGACTGGGACGAACTGGCCCGCTGGACGATGATCGACAAGGCCCTCGACCTGAGCTGCCCGGATCCCGCGGAGACCTACTCCAGTTCGCCGCACCTCTACACCGAGTTGGACATCCCCACCGACGCCGGCGGCTCCATCGGCAAGCCGCGCCGGCTGGCCAAGCGGACCGACGACGAGACCCGCGAGACCTCTGCCGATCGGGAGCGGTCACCGCGCAACCCGAACCGGTCCCGGCGCCGCACCCGGGGCGGCCGGGCGGACTCCGCCGGCACCGGAACCCCGGCCCCCGAGACGTCGGAGGCCTCGACGGCGCCGACATCCGAGGCCGGCGGGACCGGCGCACCGCGTCGCCGTCGCCGCCGTCGGCCGAACAAGGCCGCCGCCGCTGCCGCGAACGGCAGCTGAGCCGGGCCGCTGAGATGGTGCGACCCGAGCGCCGCACCCCCGGCGATCTGATTGCCGCAGCACTGATCGCGGTCGTCGTCGCCGCCGCGGGCGTGGTCATCTGGTGGACCAGTGATGCCCGCGCCACGATCAGCACACCGGCATCCGACGGCGAATCCCGAAATCCCCCGTCGGCCGCGATGGTCCCGAAGTCGCTGTCGCAGCTGTGGACGGCCCCCAGCCCGGCCACCTGGGCGCCGGTGTTGATCT from Mycolicibacter sp. MU0083 includes:
- a CDS encoding TetR/AcrR family transcriptional regulator → MEELMSKPIDTAERDGAKPAGRRSSGAKASPTTGRRGSRLPRDERRGQLLIAASDVFVDRGYHAAGMDEIADRAGVSKPILYQHFASKLELYLAVLARHVENLVSGVRKALRTTTDNRQRLRSAVQAFFDFIEHDSQGYRLIFENDNVAEPQVAVQVRVATESCIDAIFDLVSHDSGLDPHRARMVAVGLVAISVDCARYWLDSDRPISKDDAVDGTVAFAWGGLSHVPLTR
- a CDS encoding DUF3152 domain-containing protein, which gives rise to MTYDPGRSGGGRAPVLRDRFREPLRAQRDPLAGGAGRVRSDREIHRQWRKQTWLGRFVSTYGWRAYALPVLMALTVIVVYQAVTGTGVRTDAADEPVQGPPTIGSAGTSIIGAPPRGLTEFDVNLPTGVLPNGGPFTESAAMTWHVIPGTEPEFGQGTEKVFAYTIEVEDGIDTTAFGGDEAFARMVDQTLRNPKGWTHTPQIGFVRVDDSSTIAPDFRISLTSPMTVREGCGYEIPLEASCYNPSYGAKSEPRVFINEARWVRGAVPFQGDIGSYRQYLINHEVGHAIGYQHHEPCDRQDGLAPVMMQQTFGTSNDDAAKFDPEWVKPDGKTCRFNPWPAPIA
- a CDS encoding DUF3107 domain-containing protein, with protein sequence MEVKIGVTDSARELVINSAQTPDEVEKLVGAALGEAAGLLSLTDEKGRRFLVQAAKITYVEIGVADSRRVGFGIGADSATA
- a CDS encoding ferritin-like fold-containing protein — its product is MNSVPSADAEAQPAVPRLPADHPGIDELFAVLAYGEVAAFYRLTDEARMAPDLRGRISMAAMAAAEMGHFELLREALERRGVDAVAAMSKYVTALDNYHRLTMPSTWLEALVKTYIGDAMAADFYLQIAHGLPDEIADVVRAVLAETKHSQFVVDEVRGAVTASAKQRSRLALWSRRLLGEAITQAQYVLADHDELVDLVMSGADGLAQLTGFFDRLQQTHDARMRELGLA
- the moeZ gene encoding adenylyltransferase/sulfurtransferase MoeZ, producing the protein MSTALPPLVEPAGELTREEVARYSRHLIIPDVGVQGQKRLKNARVLVIGAGGLGAPTLLYLAAAGVGTIGIVDFDVVEESNLQRQVIHGVADVGRTKAESARDSIAEINPLVRVHLHQVRLQASNAVELFSRYDLILDGTDNFATRYLVNDAAALAHRPYVWGSIFRFQGQVSVFWEDAPDGRAVNYRDLYPEPPPPGTVPSCAEGGVLGVLCASIGSVMGTEAIKLITGIGESLLGRLLIYDALAMSYRSIAIRKDPAAPPITGLIDYDAFCGVVADEVAEATAGSTITPAELRELLDSGQRVALIDVREPGEWEINRIEGAQLISQSSINTGAGLAKVPLDRRAVLYCKTGIRSAEALATLKKAGFADAVHLQGGIVAWAKEMQPDMVMY
- a CDS encoding DEAD/DEAH box helicase, with the protein product MTPLISTTVPSTPPSFASLGVRDEIVRALAECGIEHAFAIQELTLPLALAGDDLIGQARTGMGKTYGFGVPLLQRVTTSPDRPLTGAPRALVVVPTRELCIQVSGDLADAAKYLTAGDRPLSVQAIYGGRPYEPQIEALQAGADVVVGTPGRLLDLAQQGHLQLGGLSVLVLDEADEMLDLGFLPDIERILARIPDDRQSMLFSATMPGPIITLARSFMNQPTHIRAEAPHSSAVHDATEQFVYRAHALDKAELVARVLQARGRGATMIFTRTKRTAQKVADDLDERGFKVGAVHGDLGQVAREKALKSFRAGDIDVLVATDVAARGIDIDDVTHVINYQCPDDEKTYVHRIGRTGRAGRTGVAVTLVDWDELARWTMIDKALDLSCPDPAETYSSSPHLYTELDIPTDAGGSIGKPRRLAKRTDDETRETSADRERSPRNPNRSRRRTRGGRADSAGTGTPAPETSEASTAPTSEAGGTGAPRRRRRRRPNKAAAAAANGS
- a CDS encoding TIGR02569 family protein, encoding MTVDPPPEHVLATFGIRNIEPTPLGAGWEDGWKCGEVVLSMVADHARAAWSAKIRETLFADGIRLARPVRSTDGRYVASGWRADTFVAGNPEPRHDEVVSAAVRLHEATAKLERPRFLTQAPVAPWADVDVFIAADRAAWEERPFASLQAGARLAPGSVDGQRSIDLINQLASLRKPTKSSSQLVHGDLYGTVLFSGAAAPGITDITPYWRPASWAAGVVVVDALSWGDADDGLIERWETLPEWPQMLLRALMFRLAVHALHPRSTSEAFPGLARTAALVRLML